A stretch of DNA from Gottschalkia acidurici 9a:
CTCCTTCTCCGCTTTCCATTTCTATTCTTGCATAGTGAAGTTGTAATATGCTTTTTACAACAGTTAATCCTATACCACTGCCCTCTATTTGATTTCTACTTTTATCGCCTCTATAAAGTCTTTCAAATATAAAAGGACTATCTTCTTTCTTAATTCCAATGCCATTGTCTTTAACTTTTACAATAATGTTTTTATCACTTTCATATAAATCTATCATTACTTTCCCATTTTTTTCAGTAAACTTTAAAGCATTAGATAGAAGGTTTATAAAGACTTGTTTCAATTTATCTCTATCTCCAGTTATAATATAATTATTCATTTGGTTCTCTATCTTATAGTCTAGTTCTACATCTCCACTTTTTGCTATCATATAGAATTCATTATATATATCCATCATTAGTTCAGATAATGATATTTTTTCAAAATGAAGATTAATACTTTCAGATTCAAACTCTTTTAGTTCATTTAAATTATTTAATAGTTTACCAAATCTAACTACCTCTTCATTGAGATAGTTTAATCTTTCTGATGTTACAGGAAATATTCCATCTATCATAGCTTCGAGATTATTTTGGAGTATATTTAGAGGTGTTCTTATCTCATGTGAAATATCAGAAACTAACTGTCTTCTTAGCATATCCTGACATCTTAGTTTCTCAGCTAGTATATTAATACTATTCCTTAAGTCTTCTAATTCTTTAATATTACTCTTTACATTAGACTGTGTATAAAATTCGCCTTTGGATAAATTTACAGACATATTAATAACATCACTCATGGGAATCGATAGTTGTCTTGAAAAATAAAGGCTTACTATAGTAATTATTATTAAAGCTAGAAATCCACTTATAATAATACTTTTATTTATAGAGACTTTAAAATTTATATCCTCTTCTGATAACAGTATAGGCGAGTACTGTCCAACATCCACATATCCCACTATCTTTCCATCTGATTTAATCTCAAATGTTTTTACATTGTAAATACCCTTATCTTTCACTACCATAGTATTTAGGTGCTTATTATTTTTTATATCTTTAGGATCCATTCCCCATATAAAGTTTTTATCTATATCCATGAGTGTTAAACAATAATTACCCATATAAGCTTCATGTGCTAGCTCTACTCCAGAATCATTAGTCCATTTCCCTTCTCTTTTATACACTTCCTCAAAATAAGAAACTATTCTTTCATATCTTTTATTCTGATTCTCAATCATATACCTATTAAACTTATTATTTATTGTTATATTTACGAACAATATAATTAAGAGTATTGCTATAATTGAACATGTGAAAAATATAATACTAAGTTTCTTTCTAATTGTTTGCAATTAATCCTCACCACCAAATTTGTATCCTACTTTCATAACAGTAATAATATATTTAGGATTTTTAGTATCTTCTTCTATCTTTTTACGTATGTTTTTTATATGTACATCAATCGTTCTATCATATCCATCAAAGTCCATTCCGAAGACTTGCTCTATTAATTGCTCTCTTGTTAAAACTCTACCTTTATTTCTTTTAAGTTCATATAGTATATCAAATTCACTAGGTGTAAATGGTATCTCTTTATTATTTATCTTTACTGTTCTCTCATTATAATCAATAGTCAGTCTTCCATCATGAGAAATTGAATCTGATCTTGCATTCATGTCTAATCTTCTAAAAAGAGCATTCACTCTTGCCGTTAATTCCCTTGGACTGAATGGCTTAACCAAGTATTCATCTGCTCCCATATTTAAACCCTCTATTCTTTCATCTAATGTTCCTTTTGCAGTTAACATAAATATATGTACACCTGAACTCTCACGTATTTTTTTGCATATATCCTCCCCACTAATATCTGGTAACATCAAGTCAAGTATTACTAATTTAAAATCTATTGATTTAAAAAGTTTTATTCCATCTAATCCTCTTTTAGCACAATGTACTTTATACTTCTCTTTTTCAAGATAGGCTTTTAAAACTTCTGATACACTTTCCTCATCTTCAATGATTAAAATATTTTTCATATTTTTCACCCCAATATATTATATCAATTTTATTTAAATTCTTTATGAAAATTAATAAAAGTCTCTAATTTAAAAAACTTTTAATACAAATTAATATAAAAGTAGTTTTTAATGATATAATGAATACGTTGTAATTTTTAGTATCAATAAAATTTTAATACTTACATAATTTCATGGAGGGATTTTTATGGATAAAAATAGCGTAAGAAAAGAAACTTTAGAAAAAAGAAAATCTATGCCTTTAGATGAAGTTTCTCTAAAAAGTGATAAAGTTACTGACTACCTAGTATCTACAGATGCTTATAAAAATGCAAATACTATAATGGCATATATTGACTTTAGAAATGAAGTTAAAACTGAAAATCTTATTAAAAGAGCTGTTAAAGATGGTAAAAAGATAGTTATTCCTATTAGTGTAGTGGAGACTAGACAATTAATCTTATCAGAGCTAATAGACTATGATAATGAACTTGAGTCTGGAGCATATGGTATTCTAGAGCCTAAAAAAGAATTCATAAGAGAAACAGATCCAAAATTAGTTGATTTAGTTTTAATACCTGGGGTTGCTTTTGATAAGAAAGGCTTTAGAATAGGATATGGAGCAGGATACTATGATAGATTCCTTGAAAGAGTAAGACCAGATGTTTCTAAAATAGCTCTTTCTTTCGATCTTCAAATGGTAGATCATGCTTATCCTGATTCTCATGATGTTCCTGTAGATATAGTTATAACTGAAAACGAAATAATTAACTGTGAAAGATAGTATTTGTTAAGGGTGCATATTATAATGTCTGCACCCTTAATTTTAACTATATTCAGAAGTATTTTTACTATATTCCTCTAACTTTCTTTGAACAAAGTATCCCACTGTACCTACTTCGAAATTTCCATCATCATCTCTAGTTCCATATGGAACTCCAGTTAATATTTCTATTCCTTCTTTTACGTTTTTTATAGCATATATGTTGAAGTTTCCTTCATTGACAGCTTCCAATACCTCATCTCTTAACATAAGATTCTCTACATTTTGGTAAGGAATTATTACCCCTTGATTTCCTGTTAAACCTTTTGCTTTACATATCTTAAAAAACCCTTCAATTTTCTCATTAACTCCGCCTATAGTCTGAACTATGCCTTTTTGATTTATAGATCCAGTTGTAGATATCCCCTGATTTATAGGTAAGTCAGATAAGCTAGATAAAAGTGCGTAAAGCTCTGTACTCGATGCACTATCTCCGTCTACTACACTATAGCATTGTTCAAACGTTATGCTTGCTGAAAGTGATAGTGGTTTTTTCTTAGCAAACTCTTCTCCCATGAATCCACTTAATATTAGTACTCCTTTATCATGATTACTTCCACTTTTATTGACTTCTCTTTCGATGTTTATTATACCATCTCTACCTG
This window harbors:
- a CDS encoding sensor histidine kinase, which produces MQTIRKKLSIIFFTCSIIAILLIILFVNITINNKFNRYMIENQNKRYERIVSYFEEVYKREGKWTNDSGVELAHEAYMGNYCLTLMDIDKNFIWGMDPKDIKNNKHLNTMVVKDKGIYNVKTFEIKSDGKIVGYVDVGQYSPILLSEEDINFKVSINKSIIISGFLALIIITIVSLYFSRQLSIPMSDVINMSVNLSKGEFYTQSNVKSNIKELEDLRNSINILAEKLRCQDMLRRQLVSDISHEIRTPLNILQNNLEAMIDGIFPVTSERLNYLNEEVVRFGKLLNNLNELKEFESESINLHFEKISLSELMMDIYNEFYMIAKSGDVELDYKIENQMNNYIITGDRDKLKQVFINLLSNALKFTEKNGKVMIDLYESDKNIIVKVKDNGIGIKKEDSPFIFERLYRGDKSRNQIEGSGIGLTVVKSILQLHYARIEMESGEGEGTVFKVYFKKE
- a CDS encoding response regulator transcription factor, giving the protein MKNILIIEDEESVSEVLKAYLEKEKYKVHCAKRGLDGIKLFKSIDFKLVILDLMLPDISGEDICKKIRESSGVHIFMLTAKGTLDERIEGLNMGADEYLVKPFSPRELTARVNALFRRLDMNARSDSISHDGRLTIDYNERTVKINNKEIPFTPSEFDILYELKRNKGRVLTREQLIEQVFGMDFDGYDRTIDVHIKNIRKKIEEDTKNPKYIITVMKVGYKFGGED
- a CDS encoding 5-formyltetrahydrofolate cyclo-ligase; the protein is MDKNSVRKETLEKRKSMPLDEVSLKSDKVTDYLVSTDAYKNANTIMAYIDFRNEVKTENLIKRAVKDGKKIVIPISVVETRQLILSELIDYDNELESGAYGILEPKKEFIRETDPKLVDLVLIPGVAFDKKGFRIGYGAGYYDRFLERVRPDVSKIALSFDLQMVDHAYPDSHDVPVDIVITENEIINCER